Proteins encoded by one window of Betaproteobacteria bacterium:
- a CDS encoding xanthine dehydrogenase family protein molybdopterin-binding subunit, with product MTRRFLPRLSLSQTAPPYVAGAANPPGTLYTVEKSAQDPNTEMASAAKVVEAVYTLPYVAHACMEVLNCTVDYVPGVKCDVYAPTQSARSALSLVMTLTGLPESKVKINGTYLGGGLGRKSETDFIGQAVQVAMALQRPVQLFWPREEDFSRDQYRPMAVVRTRAGLDRAGNVAAWTYRNVSPSILGQRGSVLGARGDSQGYEASQDLPYAFGSRLTEWVSHPSPIPVGFWRSVGASINTFAVESMIDELAAAAGRDPYEYRRSLITDPRWLAVLDAAAELGGWNSPLPKGRARGIAIGSAFGSIVAEVVELSGATSTGLSIARVSVVIDCYLAVNPDSIEAQLVGGVVHGLNAALYGRQSFANGVPQNRNFNRNRMIRGREAPQVNVRTMPNPDTSDRTVAIGGVGELGVPTLAPALANAYFRLTGKRQRSLPFFPVATMGGL from the coding sequence ATGACGCGCAGATTCTTGCCACGGCTGTCGCTTTCCCAGACTGCGCCACCTTACGTTGCCGGCGCGGCCAACCCGCCTGGCACGCTCTACACCGTCGAGAAGAGCGCACAGGACCCGAACACCGAGATGGCATCGGCCGCCAAGGTCGTGGAAGCCGTCTACACCCTGCCGTACGTGGCCCACGCCTGCATGGAAGTCCTCAACTGCACGGTGGACTACGTCCCCGGGGTGAAGTGCGACGTCTACGCGCCCACGCAGTCGGCCCGTTCCGCACTGTCACTCGTGATGACGCTGACCGGACTGCCCGAATCGAAGGTGAAGATCAACGGCACCTATCTGGGAGGGGGCCTGGGCCGCAAGTCCGAAACCGACTTCATCGGCCAGGCGGTCCAGGTCGCGATGGCGCTGCAACGCCCGGTCCAGCTCTTCTGGCCGCGCGAGGAGGACTTCTCCCGGGACCAGTATCGCCCCATGGCCGTGGTGCGGACCAGGGCGGGACTGGACCGAGCGGGCAACGTGGCCGCCTGGACGTACCGCAACGTATCGCCCTCCATCCTGGGGCAACGCGGTTCGGTGCTGGGGGCGCGCGGCGACAGTCAGGGCTACGAGGCATCGCAGGATCTGCCCTATGCGTTCGGCAGCCGCCTGACCGAGTGGGTATCACACCCTTCGCCCATTCCCGTGGGATTCTGGCGTTCGGTCGGCGCGTCCATCAACACGTTCGCGGTCGAATCGATGATCGACGAACTCGCGGCGGCGGCAGGGCGAGATCCCTACGAGTACCGTCGATCGCTCATCACCGATCCCCGATGGCTGGCGGTTCTCGACGCAGCCGCGGAACTGGGTGGCTGGAACTCGCCATTGCCCAAAGGACGGGCGCGCGGCATCGCCATCGGCTCGGCATTCGGCAGCATCGTCGCGGAGGTCGTGGAGCTGTCCGGCGCGACGTCGACCGGATTGTCGATCGCGCGGGTTTCAGTGGTGATCGACTGCTACCTGGCGGTCAATCCGGATTCCATCGAGGCACAGCTGGTGGGGGGCGTGGTGCACGGCCTGAACGCGGCCCTTTACGGACGCCAGAGCTTCGCCAACGGCGTTCCGCAGAACCGCAATTTCAACCGCAACCGCATGATCCGCGGCCGTGAGGCGCCCCAGGTCAACGTGCGCACCATGCCCAACCCGGACACCTCCGACCGGACCGTCGCCATCGGCGGTGTAGGCGAACTCGGCGTGCCCACGTTGGCGCCCGCATTGGCCAATGCGTACTTCCGCCTGACGGGCAAACGGCAACGGTCCCTCCCGTTCTTCCCTGTTGCCACGATGGGCGGGCTCTGA
- a CDS encoding ExeM/NucH family extracellular endonuclease encodes MALQAVRLGDTVSDPVGIVDYGSVRPARGPVAVQTYRLQFVRPLQITRSNPRPAAPARSSRAVRVVSFNAYNYFTSFPDGSAAGWPRHPCLPSDRRSDCRGARSQEQFERQTAKLVRALAELDADVFVLQEMQRNGGASVRHLAAALNRHVGELRYAARNPPEAGTGTDAIEVALIYRLVSLDPVGPALSDSDPVHHRAPVAQTFRTTAGFSFTIVGVHFKSKLCEGAGPSDVDAGDGQGCYADRRERQAGALLRFVAGLVPRTPGGSVLALGDFNAYACERALERLRMAELRDALPLDQRAANYSHVHDARAGTLDHGFASATLADRIVAAQHWHINADEPALLDYRHPAPGTDEEAGPWRSSDHDPLVVDVRNSPSPASGTSLGLPVPRCDTAAAANERGRTPSMLGAFHR; translated from the coding sequence GTGGCACTGCAGGCAGTGCGGCTGGGTGACACGGTCAGCGACCCGGTCGGTATCGTCGACTATGGAAGCGTTCGTCCAGCGCGCGGTCCGGTCGCGGTGCAAACGTACCGGCTGCAGTTCGTGCGGCCGCTGCAGATCACGCGGTCCAACCCCCGTCCCGCGGCACCCGCACGTTCGTCACGGGCGGTGCGGGTCGTCTCGTTCAACGCTTACAACTACTTCACCTCGTTTCCGGACGGCAGCGCGGCCGGGTGGCCTCGTCATCCATGCCTGCCGTCGGACCGGCGGTCGGATTGCCGCGGCGCACGTAGTCAGGAGCAGTTCGAGCGGCAGACGGCGAAGCTTGTCCGGGCGCTCGCCGAACTCGATGCGGATGTGTTCGTGCTGCAGGAGATGCAGCGCAACGGCGGAGCCTCGGTGCGCCATCTCGCTGCCGCCCTCAATCGTCACGTGGGAGAACTGCGCTACGCCGCCCGGAACCCGCCGGAAGCGGGGACGGGCACCGATGCGATCGAAGTCGCCCTGATCTACCGTCTGGTGAGCCTGGATCCGGTCGGGCCGGCATTGTCCGACTCGGATCCGGTTCACCATCGGGCACCCGTGGCCCAGACATTCCGGACGACTGCAGGATTTTCGTTCACGATCGTCGGTGTGCACTTCAAGTCGAAGCTGTGTGAAGGCGCCGGGCCGTCCGATGTCGACGCGGGCGACGGGCAGGGCTGTTACGCGGACCGCAGGGAACGGCAGGCGGGCGCGCTGTTGCGTTTCGTCGCCGGGCTGGTCCCTCGGACGCCCGGCGGGTCGGTGCTGGCGCTGGGGGATTTCAACGCCTACGCGTGCGAGCGTGCGCTCGAGCGTCTGAGAATGGCGGAACTGCGCGATGCCTTGCCGCTCGACCAGAGGGCAGCGAACTATTCGCACGTGCACGATGCGAGGGCGGGAACCCTGGACCACGGATTTGCGTCCGCTACGCTGGCCGATCGCATCGTCGCGGCGCAACACTGGCACATCAATGCGGACGAGCCGGCGCTGCTCGACTACCGGCATCCCGCCCCCGGCACGGACGAAGAGGCCGGCCCCTGGCGGTCTTCCGATCACGATCCGCTCGTGGTCGATGTGAGGAATTCACCGTCTCCGGCCTCGGGCACGTCGCTGGGACTGCCGGTGCCGCGATGCGACACCGCGGCGGCGGCGAACGAGCGCGGGCGGACCCCGTCTATGCTCGGCGCTTTCCATCGCTGA
- a CDS encoding SMP-30/gluconolactonase/LRE family protein, translated as MATGLQFPEGPVAMADGSVIVVEIARGTLTRVLPDGRTVVVAEPGGGPNGAAVDADGKFYVCNNGGFNWTRESDGLLRPHGRADAYVGGRIQRIDVETGKVEDLYTECDGVPLKGPNDIVLDGKGGMWFTDLGKVYGRLMDRGAVYYARTDGSLIREAIFPLVTPNGIGLSPDGGTVYVAETEPARLWAFRITGEGTVHKDPFPSPHGGRLVAGLPGYQRFDSLKTEAGGNICVATLISGGISVISPEGEWLEFHKAPEVYCTNIAFGGRGLRKAFITLSGFGTLLEVDWPRPGLRLHGQTVPV; from the coding sequence ATGGCCACGGGATTGCAGTTTCCGGAAGGCCCCGTCGCTATGGCGGACGGGTCGGTCATCGTGGTCGAGATCGCCCGGGGCACCCTCACGCGGGTCCTGCCCGACGGCCGCACCGTCGTGGTGGCGGAACCAGGCGGAGGCCCGAATGGCGCGGCCGTGGACGCCGACGGCAAGTTCTACGTCTGCAACAACGGCGGCTTCAACTGGACGCGGGAATCCGACGGCCTGCTGCGGCCGCACGGGCGAGCGGATGCCTACGTCGGGGGCCGTATCCAGCGCATCGACGTCGAAACCGGCAAGGTGGAGGATCTGTACACCGAATGCGACGGTGTCCCGCTCAAGGGTCCGAACGACATCGTTCTGGACGGCAAGGGAGGCATGTGGTTCACCGACCTCGGCAAGGTCTACGGCCGGTTGATGGACCGCGGTGCCGTCTACTATGCGAGGACCGACGGCAGCCTCATCCGCGAGGCCATCTTCCCGCTGGTAACCCCCAATGGCATCGGTCTGTCGCCCGATGGCGGTACCGTCTACGTCGCCGAGACAGAACCCGCGCGGCTGTGGGCCTTCCGCATCACCGGTGAAGGCACGGTGCACAAGGACCCGTTCCCTTCCCCGCACGGTGGCCGTCTGGTGGCGGGGCTCCCCGGCTACCAGCGTTTCGATTCCCTCAAGACCGAGGCCGGGGGCAACATCTGCGTCGCCACGCTCATCTCCGGCGGCATCAGCGTGATCAGTCCTGAAGGTGAGTGGCTCGAGTTCCACAAGGCTCCCGAGGTCTACTGCACCAACATCGCGTTCGGCGGACGCGGTCTGCGCAAGGCCTTCATCACGTTGTCCGGCTTCGGCACCCTGCTGGAAGTGGACTGGCCTCGCCCCGGTCTGCGGCTGCACGGCCAAACCGTCCCCGTCTGA
- a CDS encoding RraA family protein, which yields MTSAEELLRQRFLKVDTTTVSDVLEKVGLYDQALSTALVPISSGQPKVAGHAYTVRGQMMPYTGPGDPDKMQAIDGMTPGVVSVWAGDAEGMACFGELLALGMKVRGCVGIVVNGGVRDADWIARHGVPVYAKYRSPVQSIGRWKVTGCQVPVSMPGATSKRVAVAPGDFILGDGDGVVVVPAAHIPFVLDEAEKITERETRIRTEIDRGASLDIVLGRYGSV from the coding sequence ATGACATCCGCCGAGGAACTGTTGCGGCAGCGCTTCCTGAAGGTCGACACCACCACCGTGTCCGATGTCCTGGAAAAGGTCGGCCTCTACGATCAGGCGCTCTCCACTGCGCTTGTCCCGATCTCGTCCGGCCAGCCGAAGGTCGCGGGGCACGCCTATACGGTACGGGGACAGATGATGCCGTACACCGGTCCGGGCGACCCGGACAAGATGCAAGCGATCGACGGGATGACGCCCGGCGTGGTCTCGGTGTGGGCGGGGGACGCCGAGGGCATGGCCTGCTTCGGCGAGCTGCTCGCGCTCGGAATGAAGGTGCGCGGCTGCGTGGGGATCGTCGTGAACGGCGGCGTGCGCGATGCGGACTGGATCGCGCGGCATGGCGTGCCCGTCTACGCGAAGTACCGGTCTCCCGTGCAGTCGATCGGACGTTGGAAGGTGACCGGCTGCCAGGTCCCCGTGTCCATGCCGGGCGCGACGAGCAAGCGCGTTGCAGTCGCGCCCGGCGATTTCATCCTCGGCGACGGCGATGGGGTCGTGGTCGTCCCTGCAGCCCACATCCCGTTCGTGCTCGACGAGGCAGAGAAAATCACGGAGCGCGAAACACGCATCCGGACCGAGATCGACCGGGGCGCATCGCTGGACATCGTGCTGGGACGCTACGGCAGCGTTTGA
- a CDS encoding enoyl-CoA hydratase/isomerase family protein, giving the protein MAPLSFTRDGSVARLVFQRPDVLNALDTEMARGLRDACRSIAADPDVRVVVMSGAGRAFVAGGDIAVMREDPVANAGELIDLAHEALRLLAGLQAPVVASLHGVVAGGGLGIALSADLAIAAEGTRFNLAYANIGTSCDCGNSWALPRIVGTRKALEIALLSDTFDAQEALRLGLVSRAGQPQAADARIVRSDTMPTGRVPAARPATTSGKGWTPSGRRARSPAQKSGQPAGATAAGHPVMKSA; this is encoded by the coding sequence ATGGCACCGCTGAGTTTCACGCGCGACGGTTCCGTGGCGAGGCTGGTCTTCCAGCGGCCGGATGTCCTCAATGCGCTCGACACGGAAATGGCGCGAGGCCTGCGGGATGCCTGCAGGTCCATCGCAGCGGACCCGGACGTCCGGGTTGTCGTGATGAGCGGAGCGGGGAGGGCGTTCGTGGCGGGGGGCGACATCGCCGTCATGCGAGAGGACCCCGTCGCCAACGCCGGTGAGCTCATCGACCTGGCGCACGAGGCGCTCCGGCTGCTGGCGGGACTGCAGGCGCCTGTCGTGGCGAGTCTGCACGGGGTGGTGGCGGGCGGCGGATTGGGAATCGCGCTGTCCGCGGATCTCGCCATCGCGGCCGAAGGCACGCGGTTCAATCTGGCTTACGCCAACATCGGCACGAGTTGCGACTGCGGAAATTCCTGGGCATTGCCGCGGATCGTGGGGACGCGCAAGGCGCTCGAGATCGCGCTGCTGAGCGACACTTTCGACGCCCAGGAAGCACTGCGGCTGGGCCTGGTCAGCCGCGCTGGGCAACCTCAAGCGGCTGATGCGCGAATCGTTCGATCGGACACGATGCCAACGGGCCGCGTTCCTGCAGCGCGGCCAGCGACGACTTCCGGGAAGGGATGGACGCCTTCCGGGCGCCGGGCGCGAAGCCCGGCGCAAAAGTCCGGTCAGCCTGCGGGCGCCACCGCAGCAGGCCACCCCGTCATGAAGAGCGCGTAG
- a CDS encoding SapC family protein translates to MTTQQLIYESAVPVSNARHGGCFVEVGSDYAFSKHVNSMPLMAVEFPPAAVEYSIIFAGTEEAVMPAVILGLRAKENLFVSEGKGWSAKYVPAFARRYPFIFSSSEDGKTFTLCIDEAFKGFNRDKRGSALFDTEGKPSAYTQNVLQFLQEYQTQFVRTQEFCRKLKQHNLLDPMQAQITTNAGDKLSLSGFQVVNRDRLKALAPDVLAELAKTDELELVYLHLQSMRNFGTMIERLSSTGAAAKESPAAEQAEAPASVH, encoded by the coding sequence ATGACCACGCAACAGCTGATCTACGAAAGCGCCGTTCCGGTATCCAATGCCCGCCATGGAGGCTGCTTCGTCGAAGTCGGCTCCGACTACGCGTTCAGCAAGCACGTCAATTCCATGCCCCTGATGGCCGTGGAGTTCCCGCCGGCCGCCGTGGAGTACAGCATCATCTTCGCCGGGACCGAGGAAGCCGTGATGCCGGCGGTGATCCTGGGTCTGCGCGCCAAGGAAAACCTGTTCGTGAGCGAGGGAAAGGGCTGGAGCGCCAAGTATGTTCCCGCTTTCGCGCGACGCTATCCGTTCATCTTCTCCAGCAGCGAGGATGGCAAGACGTTCACGCTGTGCATCGACGAAGCCTTCAAGGGATTCAATCGCGACAAGCGCGGTTCCGCCTTGTTCGACACCGAAGGCAAGCCCAGCGCCTATACCCAGAATGTCCTCCAGTTCCTGCAGGAATATCAGACCCAGTTCGTGCGTACCCAGGAGTTCTGCCGCAAGCTGAAACAGCACAACCTGCTCGATCCCATGCAGGCCCAGATCACCACCAACGCCGGCGACAAGCTCTCCCTCAGCGGCTTTCAGGTGGTCAACCGCGACCGCCTCAAGGCGCTGGCACCGGACGTCCTGGCCGAACTTGCGAAGACCGACGAACTCGAACTCGTCTATCTCCACCTGCAGTCGATGCGCAACTTCGGCACGATGATCGAACGGCTGTCGTCGACCGGTGCCGCTGCCAAGGAATCGCCGGCCGCGGAACAGGCGGAAGCCCCGGCGAGCGTGCATTGA
- a CDS encoding 2-oxo acid dehydrogenase subunit E2: MEFSLPPLSDGVEEGRLVRWTVRRGDHVSIGDVLCVFETPAGTVDVAIQQPGIVTELVAEPGQMLAVGGLLARVARDAGTASMAASLPEAPESPGGSPDATPADAGIPSWKRISPAARKRAGELGIDLARVDGTGAGAAITLGDVEREAGLMPQHPEPPSPMETTRAAISAAMVHSKREIPHYYLGQEIRIDRAMAWLESHNAREGLSRHIVFPALALKAVAVALRESPHLNGHFIDNAFRQAPGIHVGVAFALREGGIVAPAIRDADRLGLPALMARLRDLLSRAREGQLRSAELASPTITVTQFGEIGVQTVYGVIVPPQVAVVGLGKTMLRPWVDDGRIVPAQVLQATLSADLRVSDGRHGARFLNTLDELLHAPDPRA, encoded by the coding sequence ATGGAATTCTCATTGCCGCCGTTGAGCGACGGCGTGGAAGAGGGAAGACTCGTCCGCTGGACGGTCAGGAGAGGCGATCACGTGTCGATCGGCGACGTGCTGTGCGTCTTCGAGACCCCGGCCGGCACCGTGGATGTGGCGATCCAGCAGCCGGGAATCGTCACGGAGCTGGTGGCCGAACCGGGCCAGATGCTCGCCGTCGGCGGATTGCTGGCCCGGGTTGCCCGGGATGCCGGGACCGCCTCGATGGCTGCTTCCCTACCGGAGGCTCCCGAATCCCCCGGCGGGTCGCCGGACGCGACTCCGGCAGATGCCGGGATCCCTTCATGGAAGAGAATCTCCCCGGCCGCCCGCAAACGCGCCGGGGAACTGGGCATCGATCTCGCGCGGGTCGACGGTACCGGGGCCGGGGCGGCGATCACCCTCGGGGACGTGGAACGGGAGGCCGGACTGATGCCACAGCACCCCGAGCCGCCTTCCCCGATGGAGACGACGCGGGCCGCCATTTCTGCCGCGATGGTGCACTCCAAGCGGGAGATCCCCCACTACTATCTGGGGCAGGAGATCCGGATCGACCGCGCGATGGCCTGGCTCGAATCGCACAATGCTCGGGAGGGACTGTCGAGGCACATCGTCTTCCCGGCACTCGCCCTCAAGGCCGTGGCCGTGGCTCTCCGCGAGTCGCCGCATCTCAACGGACACTTCATCGACAACGCGTTCCGACAGGCTCCCGGGATTCACGTCGGCGTGGCGTTCGCGCTGCGCGAGGGCGGTATCGTGGCACCCGCGATCCGCGACGCCGATCGCCTGGGGTTGCCCGCACTCATGGCACGGCTCAGGGATCTCCTGAGCCGTGCCCGCGAGGGACAGTTGCGCAGTGCCGAACTGGCCAGTCCGACGATCACCGTGACGCAGTTCGGCGAGATTGGCGTGCAGACGGTCTATGGCGTGATCGTTCCGCCGCAGGTGGCCGTGGTCGGTCTGGGCAAGACGATGCTGCGGCCCTGGGTGGACGACGGCAGGATCGTCCCGGCCCAGGTCCTGCAGGCGACGTTGTCCGCCGATCTGCGGGTAAGCGACGGCCGCCATGGCGCGCGCTTCCTGAACACCCTCGACGAACTGCTGCACGCGCCCGATCCGCGCGCGTAG